One stretch of Leptospira hartskeerlii DNA includes these proteins:
- a CDS encoding cysteine-rich CWC family protein has product MIQRKCPQCSNILECGAEQGTCWCFDIQLDREVLKNIREMYDDCLCKNCLARFETNVVNQNN; this is encoded by the coding sequence ATGATTCAAAGGAAATGTCCTCAATGTTCCAACATTTTAGAATGCGGAGCGGAGCAAGGAACATGTTGGTGTTTCGATATTCAATTAGATCGGGAAGTTTTAAAGAATATAAGAGAGATGTATGATGACTGCTTATGTAAAAATTGTTTAGCTCGTTTTGAAACGAACGTAGTTAATCAAAATAATTGA
- a CDS encoding MaoC family dehydratase, which produces MYERGKTYDEIQIGDKGSFTKTITETDIYLFAGISGDFNPLHVDEEYAKTTAFGTRIAHGGLAASLLAPVLGMKLPGLGTVALETLTKFRKPVYPGDTITCTVTVKEKIPRLKAVSMNIEWTNQKKEIIGKGECKVLPPSAQA; this is translated from the coding sequence ATGTACGAAAGAGGAAAGACTTACGACGAAATACAAATAGGGGATAAAGGAAGTTTCACAAAAACGATTACTGAAACTGATATCTATCTGTTCGCAGGGATTAGTGGAGATTTTAATCCTCTTCATGTGGACGAAGAATATGCAAAGACCACAGCGTTTGGGACAAGGATCGCTCACGGTGGACTTGCTGCTTCTCTATTAGCTCCTGTGCTCGGGATGAAACTTCCCGGGTTAGGAACAGTCGCTTTAGAAACATTAACAAAATTCCGCAAACCTGTGTATCCTGGAGACACGATTACTTGTACAGTAACGGTGAAAGAAAAAATCCCAAGACTGAAAGCTGTCTCTATGAACATAGAGTGGACCAATCAAAAAAAAGAAATCATCGGCAAGGGAGAATGTAAAGTTCTGCCTCCTTCTGCCCAAGCTTAG
- a CDS encoding acyl-CoA dehydrogenase family protein yields the protein MFLNPYLTSSDLEFYETVKDFAKERVLPSVEDRDEHGEWGDDIWKEMGNMGLLGIPVPEEFGGQGGTCLQCCIAQEAFNAGSLDGGFGLSWGAHMIIGTLPILFQGTEAQKKKYLPKLASGEWIAGLALTEPDSGSDAAAMNTFATKVDGGFILNGSKLFITNGPNGQVFIVMARTTKSRGPMGVSAFIVESNMKGFHVSKVLKKLGHNTSMTAELSFQDMFVPDENLLGPLNSGFVRIGKGTLEWERTVLVAAVPGGMEFGLELCLDYAWKRHQFGKPILSFFGVQEKIARNWAYLCASRRLIYFVANKKDQDPTASLPFESSALKVFVTETAEELASDAVQIHGGMGYMRECHVSRQYRDVRLGTIGGGTTEVQKSIISSTYKGFEKLMDVLQQSQPEETRTKAEKILANTPEEKVLTAAKELLKAAGEHSDRKKKQALEFGFADLAVFVTTVQLGFWDTANSTSEYKSEDRLRDLKILTFYAGCRFFKSVHFLKELDSEKTKNLMRLFSELPSVEKEVADCVEFLKNGVLGAQLA from the coding sequence ATGTTTTTAAATCCGTATTTAACATCGTCCGATCTGGAATTTTACGAAACCGTAAAGGACTTTGCGAAAGAAAGAGTATTACCTTCCGTAGAAGATCGAGATGAGCATGGTGAATGGGGAGACGATATTTGGAAGGAAATGGGTAATATGGGCTTACTAGGCATTCCTGTTCCGGAAGAATTCGGAGGCCAAGGCGGGACTTGCCTTCAATGTTGTATTGCTCAAGAAGCGTTTAACGCAGGTTCCCTAGACGGAGGATTTGGGCTTTCTTGGGGAGCCCATATGATCATAGGGACTCTTCCTATTCTTTTCCAAGGAACAGAAGCCCAGAAGAAAAAATACCTTCCTAAACTTGCTTCCGGAGAATGGATAGCGGGTCTTGCATTAACAGAACCTGATTCAGGTTCAGATGCAGCTGCAATGAATACATTCGCAACGAAGGTGGATGGAGGTTTTATTCTTAATGGAAGCAAACTATTCATCACCAATGGACCGAACGGACAAGTATTTATAGTGATGGCGAGAACAACGAAGTCCAGAGGACCAATGGGAGTTTCCGCATTCATAGTAGAATCCAATATGAAAGGATTTCATGTAAGTAAAGTCCTTAAGAAGTTAGGACATAACACCTCCATGACCGCCGAACTTTCTTTCCAAGATATGTTTGTGCCTGACGAAAATCTTTTGGGCCCTTTAAATTCTGGTTTCGTTCGTATCGGAAAAGGAACTTTAGAATGGGAGAGAACAGTTTTAGTCGCAGCAGTTCCGGGTGGAATGGAATTCGGATTGGAGCTTTGTTTGGATTACGCTTGGAAGCGTCACCAATTTGGAAAACCGATCTTATCATTCTTCGGCGTGCAAGAGAAGATTGCACGTAATTGGGCTTATCTTTGTGCTTCCAGAAGATTGATCTATTTCGTAGCGAATAAAAAGGACCAAGATCCTACTGCGAGCCTTCCATTCGAAAGTTCTGCATTAAAAGTTTTTGTTACCGAAACTGCGGAAGAGTTAGCAAGCGATGCAGTACAGATCCACGGTGGAATGGGTTATATGAGAGAATGTCATGTAAGCCGCCAATATAGAGACGTAAGACTTGGCACAATCGGTGGGGGAACTACTGAAGTTCAAAAAAGTATTATATCTTCTACCTACAAAGGTTTCGAAAAGTTGATGGATGTACTACAGCAGTCACAGCCGGAAGAAACCAGAACTAAGGCGGAAAAAATCTTAGCTAACACTCCGGAAGAAAAAGTCCTTACTGCAGCAAAAGAACTTTTAAAAGCAGCAGGAGAACATTCCGACAGAAAGAAAAAACAAGCTCTGGAATTCGGATTTGCTGATCTTGCAGTATTCGTTACCACAGTTCAGTTAGGATTCTGGGATACTGCAAATTCTACCTCTGAATATAAATCGGAAGATAGACTTAGAGATCTTAAAATACTTACCTTCTATGCCGGATGTAGATTTTTCAAAAGTGTACATTTCTTGAAAGAACTGGATTCAGAAAAAACTAAAAACCTGATGAGGCTTTTCTCCGAACTTCCTTCTGTGGAAAAAGAAGTGGCTGATTGTGTAGAGTTCCTGAAAAACGGAGTCTTAGGCGCGCAACTCGCTTAA
- the ligA gene encoding NAD-dependent DNA ligase LigA, producing MPKKAPAKKTSSKKAEPTEVSKKFSIDLPKDLKQAQKEMRLLEEQIRHHQYLYYVKNTHKISDYEFDQLFKRLQAFEETFPKLADPASPTLSVGSDLDKDFEKFTHKLPVLSLENTYNEEELMEWVRKTGPDELYSVEWKIDGASLMLYYENGILVNGVTRGTGGIGDDVTENIRTIRSIPLRLSEAVSIYLRGEVYMNFLDFDEFNEAAEGKYANPRNLSSGSLKQKNSSEVAKRPLRIFTYDAFFPGSKIKFKTHQEVMKKAEDLKFPLPPDTKLLKGTDIPAAIKDFKKKKEKVGFPTDGLVIKLNDLVKRESLGYTSHSPRWARAYKFDALMKESKIVGIDYAVGRTGKITPRAQIEPISLAGTTVTFATLHNQDYIDELGVGIGAIVRISKRGEIIPAVEEVVTPGKEVFKIPLRCPSCGTKTEKKQDSVDYFCPNPECPDRVKNGIIFYCSRKQMDIEGLGEKQVEFLYDQKYIKDIADLYSLKNYKEKLMEEEGYGEKSVSIILNGIEESKKKDFRFVLSSLGLREIGPKVAELLTENGYDTIDSIISAAKNPDTLENVLEIPGIGPSTIEAIQESFTDKRILSLIDRLKKAGLRMKADPIEKSDNQPFAGQRWCVSGSFENFQPRDKAMDLVVYYGGKKVGSISSKTTHLLAGPGAGSKLDKAQELGVQVVSEDEFLKILKQNGIKI from the coding sequence ATGCCTAAAAAAGCCCCGGCTAAAAAGACCTCCTCTAAAAAAGCGGAGCCAACCGAAGTATCTAAAAAATTTTCCATAGATCTGCCAAAGGATCTAAAGCAAGCTCAAAAAGAAATGCGCTTGCTGGAAGAGCAAATTCGTCATCATCAATATCTTTACTATGTTAAAAATACTCATAAGATATCCGATTATGAGTTTGATCAGTTGTTCAAGAGACTCCAAGCTTTCGAAGAGACATTCCCGAAATTAGCAGATCCTGCCAGTCCTACTTTAAGTGTTGGTTCCGATTTGGACAAAGATTTCGAGAAGTTTACTCATAAACTTCCGGTTCTTTCTTTGGAAAATACATACAACGAAGAAGAGCTCATGGAATGGGTCCGGAAAACGGGGCCGGATGAGCTGTATTCCGTCGAATGGAAAATCGACGGAGCTTCTCTTATGTTATATTATGAAAATGGAATTCTTGTAAACGGTGTGACTAGAGGTACGGGAGGAATAGGGGACGATGTTACCGAGAATATCCGTACCATTCGTTCTATCCCGCTAAGATTATCCGAGGCTGTCTCCATTTATTTAAGAGGAGAAGTCTATATGAATTTCCTCGATTTTGATGAATTTAACGAAGCCGCCGAAGGGAAATACGCGAATCCTCGGAACCTATCCTCTGGGTCATTGAAACAGAAAAATTCCTCAGAAGTAGCAAAACGACCTCTTAGAATATTTACTTACGATGCTTTTTTCCCGGGTTCCAAGATAAAATTCAAGACCCACCAAGAAGTAATGAAGAAGGCGGAAGATCTCAAGTTTCCCCTTCCACCGGATACTAAATTACTGAAAGGCACGGATATACCTGCTGCAATTAAAGACTTTAAGAAGAAAAAAGAAAAAGTCGGATTTCCTACAGACGGATTAGTGATCAAACTAAACGATCTCGTTAAGAGGGAATCCCTAGGTTATACATCTCATTCTCCTCGTTGGGCTCGTGCTTATAAGTTCGATGCTTTAATGAAAGAAAGTAAGATCGTAGGTATCGATTACGCTGTCGGGAGAACAGGGAAGATCACACCAAGAGCACAAATCGAACCGATCAGCTTAGCGGGAACCACAGTTACATTTGCAACATTACATAACCAAGATTATATCGACGAGTTGGGAGTAGGGATCGGTGCTATAGTACGGATTTCCAAAAGAGGGGAGATCATTCCTGCAGTAGAAGAAGTAGTCACCCCGGGAAAGGAAGTTTTTAAGATCCCGCTTCGTTGTCCTTCCTGCGGCACTAAGACGGAAAAGAAACAGGACTCAGTAGATTATTTTTGCCCGAATCCGGAATGCCCTGACCGAGTCAAGAATGGGATCATATTCTATTGTTCTCGCAAACAAATGGATATAGAAGGTCTCGGTGAGAAACAGGTAGAATTTTTATACGATCAAAAGTATATAAAAGATATCGCGGACCTTTATTCTTTAAAGAACTATAAAGAAAAATTAATGGAAGAAGAAGGATATGGAGAGAAAAGCGTATCCATCATCTTGAACGGGATCGAAGAATCTAAGAAGAAGGATTTTAGATTTGTACTTTCTTCTTTGGGGTTGAGAGAAATAGGGCCAAAGGTTGCGGAACTTCTAACAGAAAATGGATATGATACGATCGACTCTATCATCTCAGCAGCTAAAAATCCGGATACCTTGGAAAATGTCTTAGAAATTCCAGGCATAGGACCTTCTACAATAGAAGCAATCCAAGAGAGTTTTACCGATAAACGAATTCTCTCTCTTATTGATCGTTTGAAAAAGGCCGGACTTAGAATGAAAGCCGATCCGATCGAAAAATCGGACAATCAGCCTTTTGCAGGTCAGCGCTGGTGTGTGTCAGGTTCCTTTGAAAATTTCCAGCCTAGAGATAAAGCAATGGATCTGGTTGTTTATTATGGCGGCAAAAAAGTAGGATCTATCTCTTCTAAAACAACTCATCTTTTGGCAGGACCCGGGGCCGGTTCTAAATTGGACAAAGCACAAGAGTTAGGAGTACAAGTTGTCTCTGAGGATGAGTTTTTAAAAATTCTAAAACAAAACGGGATCAAGATTTAA
- a CDS encoding AMP-dependent synthetase/ligase, whose amino-acid sequence MKTDQKYFYDMLERTASKFPNKESFSRRTKDGIKGRTFSEIKSLTDSLIAGLIEEGVQKDDKIVYLCDSSQNWIIADIAIISAGAVSVPRGTDVVDEDILYIVNHSESKYAIVQKEKDRQRLINLGPKLPSLKKVFVIEDDIGDLKSGTDTIQSLIEKGKANLSKDPGIIRKRLQEKSPNELATLIYTSGTTGAPKGVMLTQTGWISAVEKVIGFVQLTSADSGVSLLPPWHAFERAIEYCILELGAGFLVSNISNLKEDLKEFQPTLFPSVPRIWESLYNGIMNKVSKESGLKRAVFNFCLKIGNLWAVQKGVLFGYDFRIEKPNFIVWTFSKLSSLVLLTLLSPLKLLALLVFKPIHNALGGKLRVSVSAGSALPSVVDKFLSSIGLIVLEGYGMTETSAVLSIRKPKQPSPGTVGTPIQGYECILKDEHGKLVPQGGKGSLWVKSKQVLMGYYKRPELNDVVFDKNGFFDTGDIMRFNYRGELVFAGRAKDTIVLAGGENVEPVPIEDQLLNSPYVNQVMVTGHEAKHLVVLIVPDFERLKAEYPDLPEDANVWNSHPKVREIFKKEVSERISRKTGFKAFELVPQNAFYVIPRPFDPDKEMTRTLKIKRNEILESFKKEVSDLTKN is encoded by the coding sequence TTGAAAACTGATCAAAAGTATTTTTACGATATGCTGGAAAGGACGGCATCTAAATTTCCGAATAAGGAAAGTTTTTCCCGCAGAACCAAAGATGGAATTAAAGGAAGGACATTTTCAGAGATAAAGTCCTTAACAGATTCTTTAATTGCAGGTCTGATCGAAGAGGGAGTGCAAAAAGACGATAAGATCGTATATCTTTGCGACTCTAGTCAAAACTGGATCATAGCTGACATCGCGATCATATCTGCAGGAGCTGTTTCTGTCCCAAGAGGAACGGACGTAGTGGATGAAGATATATTATATATTGTTAATCATTCCGAAAGCAAATACGCAATTGTCCAAAAAGAAAAAGACAGACAAAGATTGATCAATCTAGGTCCTAAACTTCCGAGTCTGAAAAAAGTTTTTGTGATCGAGGATGATATAGGTGACCTGAAATCTGGAACCGATACTATTCAAAGCCTGATCGAAAAAGGAAAAGCAAATCTTTCTAAAGATCCTGGCATTATTCGCAAAAGACTCCAAGAAAAATCTCCAAACGAACTCGCCACTTTGATCTATACATCCGGGACCACTGGGGCTCCAAAGGGAGTGATGCTTACTCAAACTGGTTGGATATCAGCCGTAGAAAAAGTAATTGGGTTCGTTCAACTGACTTCTGCGGATTCCGGTGTAAGTCTTCTTCCTCCTTGGCACGCGTTCGAAAGAGCGATCGAATATTGTATCTTAGAATTAGGTGCCGGGTTTCTCGTTTCTAATATCAGCAACTTAAAAGAAGATTTGAAGGAATTCCAACCTACATTATTCCCTTCTGTTCCAAGGATCTGGGAATCATTATATAATGGAATTATGAATAAGGTTTCTAAAGAATCCGGTTTAAAGAGAGCAGTATTCAATTTCTGCTTGAAGATCGGAAACCTCTGGGCCGTTCAAAAAGGAGTTCTATTCGGTTACGATTTTAGGATAGAAAAGCCGAATTTTATCGTTTGGACCTTTTCTAAATTATCCTCTTTGGTCCTTCTCACTTTATTATCTCCTCTCAAGTTACTTGCACTTTTGGTTTTCAAACCGATTCACAATGCTCTGGGTGGAAAGCTGAGGGTTTCCGTTTCTGCGGGAAGTGCCCTTCCTTCTGTGGTGGATAAATTTTTATCTTCTATTGGGCTAATCGTTTTGGAAGGATATGGAATGACTGAAACTTCTGCGGTACTTTCCATTCGTAAACCTAAACAACCTTCTCCTGGAACTGTTGGAACTCCTATACAAGGATATGAATGTATTCTGAAAGATGAGCATGGTAAATTAGTTCCCCAAGGTGGAAAAGGAAGTCTTTGGGTGAAGTCCAAACAAGTTCTTATGGGATACTATAAACGTCCTGAGTTGAACGATGTTGTTTTTGATAAAAATGGATTCTTTGATACCGGGGATATCATGCGCTTCAATTATAGAGGAGAATTGGTATTTGCGGGGAGAGCCAAGGATACGATAGTGCTTGCCGGAGGAGAGAACGTGGAGCCTGTTCCCATCGAGGACCAACTTTTAAATTCTCCATACGTTAACCAAGTGATGGTTACCGGTCATGAGGCAAAACATTTGGTAGTTCTGATTGTTCCGGATTTCGAAAGATTGAAGGCAGAGTATCCGGATTTACCTGAGGATGCGAATGTTTGGAATTCTCATCCTAAAGTACGGGAAATCTTTAAGAAAGAAGTTTCAGAAAGAATATCCCGTAAAACAGGATTCAAAGCTTTCGAACTCGTCCCTCAAAATGCGTTCTATGTTATTCCAAGGCCGTTTGATCCGGACAAGGAAATGACTAGAACCTTAAAGATAAAAAGAAACGAAATATTAGAAAGTTTTAAAAAAGAAGTTTCCGATCTAACCAAAAATTAG
- a CDS encoding thiolase C-terminal domain-containing protein → MSFPVLLGVADSTTKDFSEEEYKSWSGSQKVFQHYQKSITTLLDFLGMKNETLASEITDFVSIEAASLGKGGYGHTVRIANELGYTGMKAHVIDLGGASVTGAIGQARTILVDNPDAVVLVAAADIPKSAFRQVSDLKMVNETVCHPEFELDNGATLIAMYGLLMKRMMFEDGISLDDLKEITQKFRSNAIGNPRAFYYGQEITEKQMSRPISDPYPTPMIAIVTDHGFATILVSEKKAEEWKSKGLIRKDLIPLHLVGASHTAHSEYFILKGGFDSPSGNSAEKLFAQSGYQREEVDYAWIYDCFPGQVIQQSAQYFKLGKKDVVKALKTSSLKLSNGKQIPINQMGGILNYQAAMSISAATGLVDIAVQYGLYAQAGDIGKVPAHSPKLSLLGGNGGIDSINSIALFSSERPSSDRKSGTPKLSPLTLNKPGADIGEEGVVWSSTTVNMNPGFSWKPPYSLALIKLAENRFVLANVHEKDGTIRKSGDELQYDRTRVKIEKEGRRWKAILL, encoded by the coding sequence ATGAGTTTTCCCGTTCTATTAGGAGTCGCTGACAGTACGACCAAAGATTTTTCGGAAGAAGAATACAAATCGTGGAGCGGGTCTCAAAAAGTTTTTCAACATTATCAAAAATCCATAACTACACTTTTGGATTTTCTTGGAATGAAAAATGAAACATTGGCTTCTGAGATCACCGACTTTGTAAGTATAGAAGCTGCCTCTTTGGGAAAAGGAGGTTACGGACATACAGTTCGTATCGCTAACGAGCTCGGATATACTGGAATGAAAGCTCATGTGATCGACTTGGGGGGTGCGAGTGTTACTGGAGCAATCGGACAAGCAAGAACCATCTTAGTAGATAATCCCGACGCAGTTGTGCTTGTGGCGGCAGCAGACATTCCTAAATCAGCATTTCGTCAAGTATCCGATCTGAAGATGGTAAACGAAACAGTATGTCATCCTGAATTTGAATTGGATAACGGTGCAACCCTTATCGCAATGTATGGACTCCTGATGAAAAGGATGATGTTTGAAGATGGGATCAGCTTGGATGATCTAAAAGAGATCACTCAAAAATTCAGATCCAATGCGATCGGAAATCCGAGAGCTTTCTATTATGGACAAGAGATCACGGAAAAACAAATGTCTCGTCCTATTTCCGATCCTTATCCTACTCCGATGATCGCTATAGTAACTGATCATGGATTTGCTACTATCTTAGTTTCCGAAAAAAAAGCGGAAGAATGGAAATCCAAGGGCCTGATACGAAAAGATCTGATACCTTTGCATCTAGTCGGAGCTTCTCACACAGCGCACAGTGAATATTTCATTTTGAAAGGTGGATTCGATTCTCCTTCCGGGAATTCCGCCGAAAAACTTTTTGCTCAATCGGGTTACCAAAGAGAAGAAGTGGACTACGCATGGATTTACGATTGTTTCCCCGGACAAGTTATCCAACAATCAGCTCAGTATTTTAAATTGGGCAAAAAAGACGTTGTTAAAGCCCTCAAAACTTCTTCATTAAAACTTTCTAATGGAAAGCAGATCCCAATCAACCAGATGGGTGGAATTCTTAATTATCAAGCTGCAATGTCAATCTCTGCTGCCACTGGGCTTGTGGATATCGCTGTTCAATATGGGTTATATGCACAGGCAGGCGATATAGGAAAAGTCCCAGCACATTCTCCGAAGTTATCACTTTTGGGAGGGAATGGTGGAATAGACAGTATCAATTCGATCGCGTTATTCTCATCGGAACGTCCTTCGAGCGATAGAAAATCCGGAACTCCTAAACTTTCTCCTCTTACTTTAAACAAACCGGGAGCGGATATCGGAGAAGAAGGTGTCGTTTGGTCTTCTACAACCGTTAACATGAATCCAGGCTTCTCTTGGAAGCCTCCTTATTCATTAGCTTTGATCAAGTTGGCAGAAAATCGTTTCGTTCTTGCTAACGTCCATGAGAAGGATGGGACGATCCGAAAGTCCGGGGATGAATTGCAATACGACAGAACTCGGGTAAAGATCGAAAAAGAAGGCCGAAGATGGAAGGCTATACTTTTATAA
- a CDS encoding M23 family metallopeptidase, with product MEKMIKKRIDQVKEKGHQRLTVLLIPHGFDKSFHFQISIFTIFFLVGLLFAIVGIAVLGIVRYNNTRIQINALASVYGKYFDEYIEYSEKLGDIRDDFASLNENLQEVHSLVDGESDELLKLPDESDSEDLAATELKVEEAVDKDLMLGRSYLSEIYGYRSVKVSMEKNKALVDSVFNFLDSRYGIMNSLPFGEPLLSYNLTSYYGMRRSPTFGYMEFHDGVDMANVPGTDITATGDGRVYRAIYSNRGYGNHIVIAHANGYYSLYGHCTSLKVREGEYVHKGQRIATVGATGNVTGPHLHYEVWIGESNRTDPMDYMKVGFGQY from the coding sequence ATGGAAAAGATGATAAAAAAACGCATCGACCAGGTAAAAGAAAAAGGCCACCAAAGGCTGACAGTTCTTTTGATCCCCCATGGATTCGATAAGTCCTTTCACTTCCAAATTTCCATATTCACCATCTTCTTCTTAGTAGGATTATTGTTTGCGATCGTTGGGATCGCAGTTTTAGGAATTGTTCGTTATAATAATACGAGGATCCAGATTAACGCACTTGCTTCCGTATACGGAAAATATTTCGACGAGTATATCGAATACAGTGAAAAGTTAGGAGATATCCGAGACGACTTCGCAAGTCTGAACGAAAACTTACAAGAAGTTCATTCTTTAGTCGATGGGGAGTCGGATGAGTTACTTAAACTTCCGGATGAGTCTGATTCAGAAGATTTAGCTGCTACCGAATTGAAGGTAGAAGAAGCAGTAGATAAGGATCTAATGCTCGGAAGATCTTATCTTTCTGAAATTTATGGATATCGTTCTGTAAAAGTTTCCATGGAGAAGAACAAGGCTCTTGTAGATTCCGTATTTAACTTTTTGGATTCCAGATATGGTATCATGAATTCTCTTCCATTCGGAGAACCATTATTATCTTATAATTTAACTTCTTATTATGGAATGAGAAGGTCGCCTACTTTCGGATATATGGAGTTCCATGACGGAGTCGATATGGCAAATGTTCCAGGGACGGACATTACTGCGACAGGAGATGGAAGAGTTTATCGTGCAATCTACTCCAATAGAGGATATGGAAACCATATAGTGATCGCTCATGCAAACGGATATTACAGTTTGTATGGCCACTGCACTTCTTTAAAAGTAAGAGAAGGTGAATATGTTCATAAAGGACAGAGGATCGCAACCGTGGGAGCCACGGGAAACGTAACCGGTCCTCACCTTCATTATGAAGTATGGATCGGAGAATCGAATCGCACCGATCCTATGGATTATATGAAAGTAGGTTTCGGCCAATATTAA